ttgtttggttgattttttttttttcaggttaggCTCCACATCATGTAACCTCCTGTTCTATCCAAGCACATACAGATGTTGTTGCCTTTTTAATCACTACCCCCCTAACTAGGGCTTAAATACAGCCCTGTAGGATCTGCATTGAAAAGTGTTCACtacatattttctgtttctcgTTTGTAATGTATCTGTCCAAGGAAAATCATACTTCAAATGCAAGTGATACAGCTTTGAACATGTTGCAAAACAAGGGGGGGAGAGTCGAGAGATGAATCCTTGATTTTTGACACGGTGTCCATCTCTTGTTTTACCATCAGCTGGGCCAGTAAGGATGTGGTGTGGAACAACATGTTGGAGAAGGATAAGACCTACACAAGGGACGTCCACGTGATGGAGAAACATCCTCATCTGCAGCCCAAGATGAGGGCCGTTCTCCTGGACTGGCTCATGGAGGTCTGTATCATGTCTTAGTGACCGGTTTAACATCTCGCTCCTTGTCAACACCATTGTAAACAAAGCATATAATGACTTTCATTTTGGTCATTTCAGCTTTTATTTGTGAGGGGAAAAAGCAAAGGCTGTATTTATAACTATTTAGTTCTATGACCGTAGAACTAACTCTTACAGTAATGTACTGATGCTAGTGGAAAACTACGGCATAGGACAGTAGGCTCTCTTACTGCTTTGACGTGGACTCATAATCTGGTTACTGAGAAAATGTGTATTGTGGGTAATTATAAGTAAACATCCTGTGGAACAACAGTCAAGTAATACTCCAAAGTGTCTTGTGTGgctgtgaaaaaaatgtctgtaatgaCTTATGAAGTCTCTGAAAGAGATCAACTAATCTGATTGGCCTGATCACTTCAGTAAAGACTCTTATCAGCTTTAGCCCTTTGACTTTGGTTCCTCTTCATATCAAAGGGTGAATAATGGTGATAAGGGCTGCCATAGAAATAATGTGGGGCCTCATCAGACTGATGTGAGATCTGAGGCCGGTTTCAAAAGAGTAAAGTGTAAATTTAAACACTGAGATAgttctttttgctttttttacactGAATCTATCAAAGCTGGTATGATACGGCCCTGTTGTGATTTCAGATAGCACACCGGCTTGATGTGTAACACAATTGCGTcggtgtttagtgtgtgtgtgtgtgtgcgcgcgcagtCCTGCCTTGCCTGGTGTCCCTTTTACACAGACGTTGATTCGACTATGTTACTACCTCCGCTGCCAGCTTAGTGGTGGAGCAACAATGCCCCCCATTTCGGCGCAATAACGACGCAACAGCCCCGCCTTGAACGGGCGTGGTAAGAAAGGGctttaggccctgttcagacttGTAATTaagatgcgtcctcagtgatcagaACACAAGtagacagctttaagtacatctgttcacacctggcattagaatgcttTCTCCACATGTATcttgagtggccacttgtgatccgatctcacttcccccgCTCtctatgcaaataaacacgtagtaaacacacggctaatacagaaGACGCTGTGAAGTAATACTACAGGAATGTCGGTAGTAATAGCCTaaattcgggtacattttattaacattttttataacTTCAAAATACAAGGTTATTGGACGGCATTTGCCAGCGGAACAAACCACCGACACATCTCATAATGAATATGGTTTGAAGTCACGGGAGGCCAAATCAGTGCActgatgttctgtttgtgtgcatgttttagGTCAGCGAGGTGTACAAACTGCACAGGGAATCCTACCATCTCGCTCAGGACTACTTTGATCGCTTCATGGCCACACAGAGAAATGTCTTCAAGTCAACGCTGCAGCTCATAGGCATCACCTGTCTCTTCATTGCTGCCAAAGTAGAGGTAAGAAGGGTCGGGAGGACTGTGCAGGATGTGAAGTGGGATCATCACAATTGGCCTGGTTGTTAGGCAGCCTGTTTGTAGTGGGCTTGCTTTAGGTAGATCATCTGAGTTGCATTGCCCCTTTCTCCTGCaacattttacaacatgttgGTTGGTATGATTGGTTGTAATAATGCTTGTCTCCTGTGTTTTGTTGCGTCCCCTCAGGAGATGTATCCTCCCAAGGTCCACCAGTTTGCCTATGTTACAGACGAAGCCTGCACGGAAGATGAGATTCTCAGTATGGAAATCATTATTATGAAGGTAAAGACCTCTCACACGTTACTCATTGATCCATGAAACATGGTCTGCATTTGTCCAAATATCACATGCCCAATCTCACCCCACTGATGAGATTTTGGTAGATCTTAAGTATATAAGTAGTAAGCTTCTTGTAATCATTGGCTCTTGGTTGCCTAAATCACCAATGGTAGACGTTGCGTatcctcttccttttcttgtATTATTTTAGAAATGCATGTCTGTCCAAACGGTGGTTGGTTTGTTGTCACAACCCTGGAACCCTGGACAATCATGAGTTTATTTAGATATATGTTTCAAGTAGtcgtgttgctgttgttgatggTTTTACTTCAGGGTGTCTGCTCCCTCTTTCCTTTCTAAAACAGGAGCTGAATTGGAGTCTCAGTCCACAGACTCCCATCTCCTGGCTCAATGTTTACATGCAGGTGGCCTACCTGAAAGAGACGGACGAGCTGCTCATCCCCAAATACCCCCAGAATACCTTCACACAAATCGCAGAGGTACGTtgtatatgcgtgtgtgtgtgtttttgccttCCTAATAAAATGATATATCAGTTAGGTACTTCAATCATacagaacaatgacagaaaTGGGAGACTTTAAGTAGGTCTGCACACTTCGGTTTAATTTGACAAACATTTCAACCATATTAGTTGTCAGGAGTGACTtaagtgtgtgtttctctcacattaactatatacactacatgtactgtatgtcttcaATGGTGTGTAAAAATCCAGCTCTAGTTTCTAAAAAATGCAAAGTTAAGGCATCACCGACCTGCCGGGATGGTAAATGCATGCTGTACATGATATTTTTGTCTGTTACGATGGTCACTGTGTCAGATTAGGCCGTTTATAGAGTCATAAAGTGACTCGGCTGAGAGACATGACAGACTACACGTTGGTCCTCGACCAATCATAGCTTGCCGTTCTTTCAGGACACACGTGATGTCATTGGAAAGAAGGCGCTAGGAACCGACTTCCAGAAACaagaatgtaaacaaacattagCGGTGTGAGTGATGCTGGCTGTCTTGTGTTCGGAAAAGCctaaaaaaaagtgagactgcGACTCTGTTTCGCAGTTCCACCTAacagcaccatcatcatcattcctCTTTCGCCTCGCCATGTTTACAGTTGAAGAGCGCTCTGTGCTCAGTCACGGACGTGAGGGAACACGttgcagaagaaaaacaaacaatgctaGTCTTTTTGCTTGGACGTCATGAGGCGTTCTAGGTGACACACTGCACGAGATAAACCGATCGATTTTCGTGGCCGGCGCCCATTGTCGTTCCCGATCCAAGTCGACACCCTACTTTtgccgtgtcgggctataatctggctgatatcgtgtagtctgaacccGCCATTAGTCCAATCCAGTGATCACCAGTACATACTATACCTCGACTAAGACATTGTCGTTCTACTTGTTGCTGCCCTACAGAGACATCAGCTCCACAGCGCAGCTTTGAAAAGCAAAAACACTATACTTTATTCAGAAATGTTAATCtttcaaagaaagaaagtaaaggaATACACACAGTATTTATGTAAATACCACAGATGATTCTGTCCTGGCTTATTAGGAGTATTTGCAGTGCTCATTTTGAGGTATGCTCTGATTAATTAcagttgttttctctttttttttcttctagttGTTGGACCTGTGTATGCTAGATGTGCGTTGCCTTGAGTTTTCCAATGGCATCCTTGCTGCTTCAGCCCTGTTTCACTTCTCCTCTCTGGAGCTGGTGGAAAATGTCTCCGGTAAagaaaccaaactcttcttatTTAGAGATTTACTCTTCTTGAGCAAACgttttatttaaaacacaccagtatttttaatgttttttttttttttttatcctgctgGTGTTACCCTGGTTGTGTTGCCATGACGTTTCACTTCCTTCATCCTTCTGTTCTTGTAGCTCTGAAGAGGGTGGAGGTCGAGCAGTGCGTGAGATGGATGGTGCCGTTCGCCATGGCGCTGCGGGAGGTTGGTGGGTCGTCTATGAAAACGTTCACAGGAATCGCCGCAGATGACATGCACAACATCCAGACCCATGCCTCCTACATTACATGGATGGTAAGTGGAAGTTTTGCAATGTTTGTTTCTCAGTTTTAATGATTAAAAAGCAGCGATAAAATTAGAAaatcctggaaaaaaaacactgcccatgaaaataactatttgcaagttttgcagtttttttattttaaatttgtgagcttaaaggcagggtcggtaatgctgagaaactagcaagagtaaaAATGATCCTGATTGTCTTCCAATTGTGATGTTACAAAGTCATGCACTAAGCATGACTCAAACTCAGATGTCTACTGACCACATAgttaatctgtttattttctgctgTGTACAGGACAAGGCCTTCTCTTACCAGGATGTGGAGTTAGAGCGTCACGGCAACTGTCCGGTACCTTCAGGCGTCCTGACTCCACCCCAGAGCAGCGAGAAAACCGAAGAGCTGGACCGAGTGGATGCCGCTATGTTGAAAATCAGGCCCAGGATTTGTACTCCATCCCCAGAACTGCACCTTCCAAAGTAGTGAATTAAACACTGAAACTGACGACACAAGATGACAGCAACTTGACTCTGAACAGCGGCGCCTCTGCAGTACCAGTACACGCATGTACGATGGATGTTCAGTGAAAAACATTGatggaaattgtattttttttcctttcaaagTCGTGCTAATTACTTGGATCCAGATGCTTTTTAAATGTCTCTGTAGTGGGTGCACACAACGACTTTGACTAAATTGGggaaacactgacacacagtgaGCAAATGGTTTTGGATGGGCCCTATCCCCACAGGAATCCTAGCTATTTAACCCTCCAGTTTAgatgaaaacacaaagcaaaggGCTGTTAGGGATGGGACGGCTCCagaagatttttgtttttgaatagaATTGCACCCAAATGCTTGCATTAATTACCAACCACACCTACATTTTGTGGttgccatttttatttttctatgcaGAGGCCAAATTGAATGGACATTTTACAGAGTCTCTACTTGATttagagtgagtgtgtgtgtgtgtgtgtgtgtgtgtgtgtgagagagtttgGGGAAGGAGGATGAGTGCTGTTTTTAATCTATCAGTGGCCTCATTTGCCCAAAAAACTATTCCTAGGGCCATATTTGGCTCTCTGTGCTGCTATAAAAGTGGGCTTTGCATGATGGAGGGGGGAAGAcggtgtgcatgtgtatgtatgaatgTCTGTGTGAAATAGTGTGTGTGCTCTTGTTTTTGGTTCTACTCTTTTGCTTAGGGACCAGTAGCTTGGCTACCTAAATGGACAAGTGAACCAGCCAGGCTTCAGAAGCTAAAGTATTGATtgtatttaacttttatttttatctcaACCTGCGGTTTGTTTTCCCCACCACCAAAATGTAAGATTTctatttgactttttaaaaataaaatgctgctACATATTTTCCATGAATGACTGTATCTGAGGACTTTTAATTAAACGGTCTTTTGTTGTGTTGTGGATTTTCAGTGACaagcctcttttttttaaattgcagtaCACAAAACCATTGTGACAAATGATTCCATGATATCTTATTAGTGTTAATATGTAATGTAAGAGTGTAACTCCGTCCATGCACTGGCTTCTCCTTTACTTTACTACATAAGAAATCACAGATGCACTGTGGCTTTATTCCACTAGATGTCAGTGTGATGTTGTCAGTTTGAATGCCTTCTATTCTAACCAAGAAAGAGAAACATGCAAATACCATCactagattcaagattcaagccctttattgtcattgtgtattacaatgaaattagattgtgacaatcccataggtgctaatgaaaagataatacaataaagagataatacaatataaatgtaaaagataatacgatatataaatacaatatgtatattggtGAGATgccagttttgccagattattgcacaaagtgacCAACATCTGTTATTGCACATGTCCGTAGcatcatatttacatacataacCATAATACATGATGAGATCATATGAGATATCAGAAACAAAAGTAAAGATATTAGGACCAATCAGGTCAGGGTCCGGGTATCATTGGATAATCCGAAATTCAtttgtaatttaaaaatgaagaaGAAACCCCCAGAAATgccatgtttttttcctttttttggtttaaaaccaaaaaagccatttttccctttttgttgTCAGAATAAAACATAAGACCAAATACCAAAAACAGTCCAATTTTGAAGGAATGAAGGTAAATATGaaaagtaaatatatcaaaataaaggCCAAGAGTATGAAATGGCCATTCTATAAAAGTGCCCTCTCGGCACCCACCTGTCTGATGACGATAAGCAAATAACTGCATTTGTATTCAGATATCGTTGGAGcaatatttagcctccttcccaaaaagctacatggttggtaccaatggattctttaggtttttctagtgtcatataataccagtatcttcactttagctttaaaactgagcccgcctcaacctctgaaagacagaatagcggttgTCGGTTTTTGAAGAGGTTAATCAAACTACTTGGCAGAACCTCCGCGGCCCACCAGGTGTCGCTCTGAGGCTCACCAGTGGGCCCAGGCCCCGTAGTTGAGAATTATAGTACCTTTATAGGAGtagcacttaaagggactgtttgtaactttttaagtggataaatgtaccgggtcgggacacatgcgcgctcgcatatgtgcgttcgcgtgtggctgctgcctctgctcctctgcctgcttaccttcactcagacagagagcgcgttctcgctcagctcgctctacctctagacgtgaacgcgcgctcactacacactacagaagagttagtttagctctgagaatatctagtgaatgtacagtggacgtttgtgcagaaataaatgctgcagctcctccagaccaacagaggttttccgtgtcttgtgaagtgacggagctctgcagggagaaacgttgtcgtctagttaccgaccgggtgccggtgtctccttgttctctccggctgcgggagaCGACAAGTTACATGCTGcaaagcctgcgctgaggcaggaaaagccaacactaggatcagatctaaatcatgttcatggagagaacTTGAAAAACTTTTATTGAAAGATACAGCTGAGATTCAAGCTTTCTCTGGCTCTGTTGAAGTAGTCTGGATACAGTGAACTAATATTTAACAGCCTGGATGCGTTGATTAAATATGCCTATCCATTGTCATCTTGGTTAACCACAGTCGTCTCACAAAGTAGGATATCCAGTGGGTCTAGCATTTCCCCATTCAGCCATGATGACCATTACATGGAGGGTGTGGTTTGGCGTGAACAAGCCAATCACGTGCACCATCAACATGGCTGTACACCCCGTACGGTTGGCAAGATGCATCACGTGTGTTGTGAGTGTTGAACCAGGTCCGGTTTAATGTTGTCGATCCAATCAGCATTCTTGTGCAGAGGCAATTTCATAGTCTATGAAGTTTATCTGAGACGTGATTATTGCTAGTTGAAAACTTAACCCAATACCCTGCCGAGATGACTTGAAATATAGTCAGCTTTGGCAATTTTTGTTAGTCTCCAAGGagactttacatttttgtataaaacataaatcctgAAATATTGATTGTGTGAGTTCTTCTATTGCAAAACTTTTATTGAAAGATACAGCTGAGATTCAAGCTTTCTCTGGCTCTTTTGAAGTAGTCTGGCTACAGTGAACCAATATTTAACAGCCTGGATGCGTTGATTAAATATGCCTATCCATTGTCATCTTGGTTAACCACAGTCGTCTCCCAAAGTAGGATATCCTACTAGCATTTCCCCATTCAGCCATGATGGCCATTACATGGAGGGTGTGGTTTGGCGTGAACAAGCCAATCACGTGCACCATCAACATGGCTGTACACCCCGTACGGTTGGCAAGATGCACCATGTGTGTTGTGAGTGTTGAACCAGGTCCGGTTTAATGTTGTCGATGCAATCAACATCCTTCCGCAGGGGCAATTTCATAGTCTATGAAGTTTATCTGAGACGTGATTATTGCTAGTTGAAAACTTAACCCAATACCCCGCCGAGATGACTTGAAATATAGTCAGCTTTGGCAATTTTTGTTAGTCTCCAAGGagactttacatttttgtataaaacataaatcctAAAATGTTGGTTGAGCGAGTCATTTAACTATTTTATTGAACAATAGAGCCAAGATTCAAGCTTTCTCTGGCTCTGTTGAAGTAGTCTGGATACAGTGAACCAATATTTAACAGCCTGAATGCGTTGATTAAATATGCCTATCCATTCTCATCTTGGTTAACCACAGTAGTCTCACAAAGTATGTTGTCCATTGGGTCTCGTATTTCCCCATTCAGCCATGATGGCCATTACATGGAGGGTGTGGTTTGGAGTCAGCAAGCCAATCACGTGCACCATCAATATGGCTGTACACTCCGTACGGCAAGATGCACCATGTGTGTTGTGAGTGTTGAACCAGGTCCGGTTTAATGTTGTCGATGCAATTGGCATCCTTCCGCAGGGGCAATTTCATAGTCTATGAAGTTTATCTGAGACGTGATTATTGCTAGTTGAAAACTTAACCCAATACCCCGCCGAGATGACTTGAAATATAGTCAGCTTTGGCAATTTTTGTTAGTCTCTAAGGAGACTTTACAATTTAgtataaaacataaatcctgAAATATTAGTTGTTTGAGTAATTTAACACTTTTATTGAACAATAGAGCCAAGATTCAAGCTTTCTCTGGTTGTGTGGAAGTAGTCTGGCTACAGTTAACCAATATTTAACAGCCTGGATGCGTTGATTAAATATGCCTATCCATTCTCATCTTGGTTAACCACAGTTGTCTCACAAAGTAGGATATCCTACTAGCATTTCCCCATTCAGCCATGATGGCCATTACATGGAGGGTGTGGTTTGGCGTGAACAAGCCAATCACGTGCACCATCAACATGGCTGTACACCCCGTACGGTTGGCAAGATGCACCACGTGTGTTGTGAGTGTTTAACCAGGTCCGGTTTAATGTTGTCGATGCAATCAACATCCTTCCGCAGGGGCAATTTCATAGTCTATGAAGTTTATCTGAGACGTGATTATTGCTAGTTGAAAACTTAACACAATACCCCGCCGAGATGACTTGAAATATAGTCAGCTTTGGCAATTTTTGTTAGTCTCCAAGGagactttacatttttgtataaaacataaatcctgaaatattagttgtttgagtaatttaacagttttattgAACAATAAAGCCAAGATTCAAGCTTTCTCTGGTTGTTTTGAATTAGTCTGGCTACAGTTAACCAATATTTAACAGCCTGGATGCGTTGATTAAATATGCCTATCCATTCTCATCTTGGTTAACCACAGTTGTCTCACAAAGTATGTTGTCCATTGGGTCTGGTATTTCCCCATTCAGCCATGATGGCCATTACATGGAGGGCGTGGTTTGGAGTCAGCAAGCCAATCACGTGCACCATCAATATGGCTGTACACTCCGGACGGCAAGATGCACCATGTGTGTTGTGAGTGTTGAACCAGGTCCGGTTTAATGTTGTCGATGCAATCAACATCCTTCCGCAGGGGCAATTTCATAGTCTATGAAGTTTATCTAAGACGTGATTATTGCTAGTTGAAAACTTAACCCAATACCCCGCCGAGATGACTTGAAATATAGTCAGCTTTGGCAATTTTTGTTAGTCTCCAAGGagactttacatttttgtataaaacataaatcctAAAATGTTGGTTGAGCGAGTCATTTAACTATTTTATTGAACAATAGAGCCAAGATTCAAGCTTTCTCTGGCTCTGTTGAAGTAGTCTGGATACAGTGAACCAATATTTAACAGCCTGAATGCGTTGATTAAATATGCCTATCCATTCTCATCTTGGTTAACCACAGTAGTCTCACAAAGTATGTTGTCCATTGGGTCTCGTATTTCCCCATTCAGCCATGATGGCCATTACATGGAGGGTGTGGTTTGGAGTCAGCAAGCCAATCACGTGCACCATCAATATGGCTGTACACTCCGTACGGCAAGATGCACCATGTGTGTTGTGAGTGTTGAACCAGGTCCGGTTTAATGTTGTCGATGCAATTGGCATCCTTCCGCAGGGGCAATTTCATAATCTATGAAGTTTATCTGAGACGTGATTATTGCTAGTTGAAAACTTAACCCAATACCCCGCCGAGATGACTTGAAATATAGTCAGCTTTGGCAATTTTTGTTAGTCTCTAAGGAGACTTTACAATTTAgtataaaacataaatcctgAAATATTAGTTGTTTGAGTAATTTAACACTTTTATTGAACAATAGAGCCAAGATTCAAGCTTTCTCTGGTTGTGTGGAAGTAGTCTGGCTACAGTTAACCAATATTTAACAGCCTGGATGCGTTGATTAAATATGCCTATCCATTCTCATCTTGGTTAACCACAGTTGTCTCACAAAGTAGGATATCCTACTAGCATTTCCCCATTCAGCCATGATGGCCATTACATGGAGGGTGTGGTTTGGCGTGAACAAGCCAATCACGTGCACCATCAACATGGCTGTACACCCCGTACGGTTGGCAAGATGCACCACGTGTGTTGTGAGTGTTTAACCAGGTCCGGTTTAATGTTGTCGATGCAATCAACATCCTTCCGCAGGGGCAATTTCATAGTCTATGAAGTTTATCTGAGACGTGATTATTGCTAGTTGAAAACTTAACCCAATACCCCGCCGAGATGACTTGAAATATAGTCAGCTTTGGCAATTTTTGTTAGTCTCCAAGGagactttacatttttgtataaaacataaatcctgaaatattagttgtttgagtaatttaacagttttattgAACAATAAAGCCAAGATTCAAGCTTTCTCTGGTTGTTTTGAATTAGTCTGGCTACAGTTAACCAATATTTAACAGCCTGGATGCGTTGATTAAATATGCCTATCCATTCTCATCTTGGTTAACCACAGTTGTCTCACAAAGTATGTTGTCCATTGGGTCTGGTATTTCCCCATTCAGCCATGATGGCCATTACATGGAGGGCGTGGTTTGGAGTCAGCAAGCCAATCACGTGCACCATCAATATGGCTGTACACTCCGGACGGCAAGATGCACCATGTGTGTTGTGAGTGTTGAACCAGGTCCGGTTTAATGTTGTCGATGCAATCAACATCCTTCCGCAGGGGCAATTTCATAGTCTATGAAGTTTATCTGAGACGTGATTATTGCTAGTTGAAAACTTAACCCAATACCCCGCCGAGATGACTTGAAATATAGTCAGCTTTGGCAATTTTTGTTAGTCTCCAAGGagactttacatttttgtataaaacatatatcCAAAAATATTGGTTGCGTGAGTTCTTCTATTGCAACACTTTTATTGAAAGATACAGCTGAGATTCAAGCTTTCTCTGGCTCTTTTGAAGTAGTCTGGCTACAGTGAACCAATATTTAACAGCCTGGATGCGTTGATTAAATATGTCTATCCATTGTCATCTTGGTTAACCACAGTCGTCTCACAAAGTAGGATATCCAGTGGGTCTAGTATTTCCCCATTCAGCCATGATGGCCATTACATGGAGGGCGTGGTTTGGAGTCCGCAAGCCAATCACGTGCACCATCAATATGGCTGTACAATCCGTACGGCAAGATGCACCATGTGTGTTGTGAGTGTTGAACCAGGTCCGGTTTAATGTTGTCGATGCAATTGTCATCCTTCCGCAGGGGCAATTTCATAGTCTATGAAGT
Above is a genomic segment from Sebastes umbrosus isolate fSebUmb1 chromosome 2, fSebUmb1.pri, whole genome shotgun sequence containing:
- the ccne1 gene encoding G1/S-specific cyclin-E1, giving the protein MRGKREDTEPKSAPKETTLRPRKRKADVAIYLQDVDDEVAEMTKKKQRDCELGWSPNAGYTSPQRCIPTPDQEEDQPVSLINAGFPHYNFNNVFVTPVRCAPLPALCWASKDVVWNNMLEKDKTYTRDVHVMEKHPHLQPKMRAVLLDWLMEVSEVYKLHRESYHLAQDYFDRFMATQRNVFKSTLQLIGITCLFIAAKVEEMYPPKVHQFAYVTDEACTEDEILSMEIIIMKELNWSLSPQTPISWLNVYMQVAYLKETDELLIPKYPQNTFTQIAELLDLCMLDVRCLEFSNGILAASALFHFSSLELVENVSALKRVEVEQCVRWMVPFAMALREVGGSSMKTFTGIAADDMHNIQTHASYITWMDKAFSYQDVELERHGNCPVPSGVLTPPQSSEKTEELDRVDAAMLKIRPRICTPSPELHLPK